In the Perca flavescens isolate YP-PL-M2 chromosome 20, PFLA_1.0, whole genome shotgun sequence genome, one interval contains:
- the cdc25b gene encoding M-phase inducer phosphatase 2, with product MDSLNVFGCTSPVNTVLKSRPEGIPGLSSLTLPELSTKDMHCRNLYSPGPATVMSPVTNLALDMNSFGLGSQFDTPKRRKHPPLEKVSSFASDVSSDAGLGMDPPSPMDAVEMEDTFEKAIQQSSRVVNERMPIRRNNSLPLQLQGFSPSLKGQETDSHRYGIFGQQPSQIQMTDSLTSQRDNKENVPEEGFEFKKPTKPVSRCRVRSSSDALSRRPSSAPALMFSSPTPIQQLDFQDSSPMFLRRSSPTSSLNDDEDDGFLDVMDDHMENDSGMPMGMASLLTAPLVADSTGEDSPVIRCRPRSLFRSPSMPSPVSSRSSMKRPDCPVDENTPIRVKRRRSLAGIQVTPMEQNPESPRTGCSLLQRSKSFCQTDIEKLLDGQVGPNELIGDFTKPFVLPTVEGKHQDLKYITPDTMVASLSGKFNHLVEQVIIMDCRYPYEFEGGHIKGALNLHQEDQVEDFLLKTPIVPCCPDKRVVIIFHCEFSSERGPRMCRFVRERDRAANEYPNLHYPELYILKGGYKDFFPHFQAQCEPQSYRPMHHEDFKEDLRKFRLKSRTWAGERSKRDMYSRLKKL from the exons ATGGATTCGCTTAATGTTTTTGGCTGCACCAGTCCTGTTAACACCGTTTTGAAAAGCAGGCCCGAGGGTATCCCTGGGCTTTCCTCCCTCACTCTGCCCGAGCTGAGCACAAAGGACATGCATTGCAGGAACCTGTATTCCCCTGGACCCGCCACTGTGATGTCTCCTGTCACCAATTTGGCTCTGGACATGAACAGTTTTGGACTCGGAAG CCAATTTGATACACCGAAAAGGAGAAAACATCCACCCCTTGAGAAGGTTTCCTCCTTCGCGTCTGACGTCTCATCTGATGCTG GCCTCGGTATGGACCCCCCTAGCCCTATGGATGCTGTTGAAATGGAGGACAC ATTTGAAAAGGCCATTCAACAGTCGAGCAGAGTTGTCAACGA AAGGATGCCAATTCGAAGAAACAACTCTTTGCCA cTCCAGCTCCAGGGTTTCAGTCCATCTCTGAAGGGACAGGAAACAGATTCCCACCGCTATGGAATATTCGGACAACAACCCTCCCAAATCCAAATGACCGACTCGCTCACCTCTCAACGCGACAACAAGGAGAACGTGCCGGAG GAGGGCTTTGAGTTCAAGAAACCCACCAAGCCGGTGTCACGGTGCCGTGTGCGCTCCTCTTCTGATGCGTTATCCCGCCGGCCCAGCTCAGCGCCGGCCCTCATG TTTTCTTCACCCACTCCCATCCAGCAGCTGGACTTTCAGGACTCCAGCCCCATGTTCCTGAGACGTTCCTCCCCTACTTCCTCTCTTAACGACGACGAGGATGACGGCTTCCTGGACGTAATGGACGACCACATGGAG AACGATTCTGGTATGCCGATGGGTATGGCCAGCTTGCTCACTGCCCCGCTGGTGGCCGACAGCACAGGAGAAGACTCG CCTGTGATTCGCTGCCGGCCACGGAGCCTGTTTCGTTCCCCCTCCATGCCCAGTCCTGTCTCGTCCCGTTCCTCTATGAAGCGCCCCGACTGCCCAGTAGATGAAAACACGCCCATCAGGGTGAAGAGGCGACGCAGCCTGGCAGGCATACAGGTCACCCCCATGGAACAAAACCCTGAATCCCCAAGAACG GGCTGCTCTCTGCTCCAGAGGTCCAAGTCCTTCTGCCAGACAGACATCGAGAAGCTGCTGGATGGCCAGGTCGGTCCTAATGAGCTCATTGGAGACTTCACCAAG cCTTTTGTACTACCCACAGTGGAAGGCAAACATCAAGACCTCAAGTACATCACCCCAGACACA ATGGTGGCGTCTCTGTCCGGCAAATTTAACCATCTCGTGGAGCAGGTCATTATCATGGACTGCCGCTACCCCTACGAGTTTGAGGGAGGGCACATTAAG GGAGCTCTGAACCTGCACCAGGAGGACCAGGTGGAGGACTTCCTCCTCAAAACGCCCATCGTCCCATGCTGCCCGGACAAACGCGTCGTCATCATCTTCCACTGCGAGTTCTCGTCGGAGCGCGGCCCTCGAATGTGCCGCTTCGTCAGGGAGCGAGACCGCGCCGCCAACGAGTATCCCAACCTCCACTACCCCGAGCTCTACATCCTCAAGGGCGGATACAAAGACTTCTTCCCTCATTTCCAG GCCCAATGTGAACCTCAGTCCTACCGGCCCATGCACCACGAGGACTTCAAGGAGGACCTGAGGAAGTTCCGCCTCAAGAGTCGCACCTGGGCCGGGGAGCGCAGCAAGAGAGACATGTACAGCCGACTGAAGAAGCTGTGA